One genomic window of Cystobacter fuscus DSM 2262 includes the following:
- a CDS encoding GrpB family protein, whose product MFETVTRIGPYVRDGLACRPYDARGVEVARRVGDEVRRFLPAVTVEHIGSTSVPDCEGKGVHLG is encoded by the coding sequence ATGTTCGAGACGGTGACTCGCATCGGCCCCTACGTGCGTGACGGGCTTGCCTGCCGGCCGTATGACGCGCGCGGGGTGGAGGTGGCCCGGCGCGTGGGCGACGAGGTGCGCAGGTTCCTGCCCGCGGTGACGGTGGAGCACATTGGGAGCACCTCGGTGCCGGACTGCGAGGGCAAGGGGGTGCACCTGGGGTAG